Proteins encoded within one genomic window of Chiloscyllium punctatum isolate Juve2018m chromosome 7, sChiPun1.3, whole genome shotgun sequence:
- the jun gene encoding transcription factor Jun, which translates to MSTKMEQPFYHDDALNAAFAQPENSGYGYSAKLLKQNMTLNLSDPASNLKPHLRNKNSEGILTSPDVGLLKLASPELERLIIQSSNGLITTTPTPTQFLCPRNVTDEQEGFAEGFVKALEELHKQNILPNVTCSTPSVNTAIAVSASLPSASTVYNSNLHQEPPVYANLNNFNPNSITAQPNYNATNMNYAAPQHHPMNHQMPVQHPRLQALKEEPQTVPEMPGETPPLSPIDMESQERIKAERKRMRNRIAASKCRKRKLERIARLEDKVKTLKAQNSELASTANLLREQVAQLKQKVMNHVNSGCQLMLTQQLQTF; encoded by the coding sequence ATGTCTACGAAGATGGAACAGCCATTCTACCATGACGATGCACTCAACGCAGCTTTTGCACAGCCTGAAAATAGTGGTTATGGATACAGTGCGAAATTGTTGAAACAAAATATGACTTTGAACCTGTCTGATCCAGCGAGCAACTTGAAGCCCCATCTGAGGAACAAGAATAGTGAAGGTATCTTAACGTCTCCGGACGTGGGACTTCTCAAACTCGCATCACCTGAACTTGAACGTCTTATAATTCAGTCCAGCAATGGGCTGATCACCACCACCCCAACACCGACCCAGTTCCTGTGCCCCAGAAATGTCACGGACGAACAGGAGGGTTTTGCTGAAGGCTTTGTCAAAGCTCTTGAAGAACTTCATAAACAGAATATCCTGCCCAACGTGACATGTTCAACTCCATCTGTAAATACGGCGATCGCGGTGTCTGCCTCTCTGCCCAGTGCAAGTACTGTTTACAATTCAAATTTGCACCAAGAGCCGCCGGTCTACGCTAATCTCAACAATTTTAACCCTAACTCGATCACCGCGCAGCCTAACTACAACGCCACTAATATGAACTATGCAGCACCCCAGCATCATCCGATGAACCACCAAATGCCTGTGCAGCATCCTAGGCTCCAGGCGTTGAAGGAAGAACCTCAGACGGTGCCCGAGATGCCCGGGGAGACCCCGCCGTTGTCTCCTATTGACATGGAATCTCAGGAACGAATCAAGGCTGAGAGGAAGCGAATGAGAAACCGCATCGCCGCCTCAAAGTGCCGGAAAAGGAAACTGGAGAGAATTGCCAGGCTGGAAGATAAAGTGAAAACCTTAAAGGCGCAGAACTCTGAACTGGCGTCCACGGCAAACCTGCTGCGGGAACAGGTTGCCCAGCTGAAGCAGAAAGTTATGAATCACGTAAACAGCGGCTGCCAACTCATGCTAACGCAGCAGCTGCAAACATTTTGA